The Lachnospiraceae bacterium KM106-2 nucleotide sequence TTTCTTGCGATCGTTGTCTCAAATACAAGATCCTCGACATCATATATTTTGCCGGTTTTCTCTTGATCGACTAATCCCATTGCTTTTTGTCCGTGGCTATAACAGCGAAGCCAGCACTGAGATTCTTCTAAATGAAATCCAACCGACTGATAGAATCGATTTGCAGGCTCATCTTCCTGAGTCCATAGTTCACAGTAATGAATCCCTTTTGCAAACAATCTCTTTTTCACTTCTTCCCAAAGTTTTCGAGCAACTCCCTCTCTTCGATACTCTGGTAATACGGCTAAATTCCAGATGATAGCCCCTCTTTTATCGCCAGCGCAAGCTAGATCAGCGGAATCTAATTCTACATCGATAAGACCTACCACCTTATCCTGATCTATTGCAACAAGGCATATTGCTTCTTTCTCATAAGTTTCTTTCTCTCGTTTTACGTCATTAAAGTAAGAACAATCAAGAAATGAAACGACCCGACATCTTATCCATTCTTGTTCATCTTCTTCTGTATAATCTCTGATCTCCATATGTACTTCTCCTTCTTATATTATTAGTTATATGTTAACATTCAATGACTTGGATTGCAACGATTGCCCCTATAACGACAGCGTTTTCTTATGTACAAAAAGAATTCCTAGTATAGTTACTAGGAATTCTTTAATTTTAACTTACTTATTTTGTTGCAAATGTCATGCTAGTGATCACGGAATTACTTGAACTAGAATAACCATTGATCGTGTAGACACCTGCTTTTAATGTAAAGCTGAATTCACCAGAACCTTTACGTTCATCAGCATCGGAACCATTTGTTAAGATGATTCCCCTTCCAGTAGTGGCAACTGTAAGTGTACAAGTTTGATCCACACGGAATTTGATCGTATTTGCTTGTCTGATCTTAACACTAGTAGAATTCACATCTCTTAGGTTAAATACCATATTTGCATACTTTGTAGATTCTGAAGCAAGAGTTTTACTATTTAACTGATAAGTTCCCATCTCAACTGCATTTTCTAATCCAGCAGGGTAACTTGGTACAGTTGTTGGTTTAACGGTAGGTGCTGCTGTAGGTGCTACCGTAGGTGTTGCAGTAGGCGCTACCGTTGGTGTTGCTGTTGGTTCTACGGTTGGTGTTGCTGTAGGTGCTACGGTTGGCGTTGCTGTAGGTGCTGCTGTTGGTGCTACCGTTGGTGCCGCTGTAGGTGCTACGGTTGGTGCTACCGTTGGTGTCGCTGTAGGAGCTACGGTTGGCTCAGGAGTCGTTTCTTCCTTACCAGTTGCTTCGATTGCAAGGCGATTCATGTAAGCATCTTTTTCAGCATTTGCAGACTGGATCATATAAGTTCCTTTTGCTACAACAACTGATTTAGTTTCATTTTCTACGGTTGCTAATTGCTGTCCTGTCTGATCGTATAGAACAAGAGCAAATTTACCAGCATCTTCTGGTTCTGTCATTGTAATCTTGCTTTCCGTATCTACGGTAAACGTGATACCTTGTGCACGGAATTTAATACTTGTAGCTGTTTTAGAGTATTTGCTTGCTGGGTTAAATACTACATTGTCAAAAGTTACTGCAGTATTTGCTGCTAACTGAGTTAGTCCTGCCTTTTCAACCTTAGCTCCAAGATAATCTGAAGCTGTTTTATCTGTAAAGTTTACGCTATATGGTGTTGAAACAGCTGCCTTTGGCTGATTTACAATGATGCTTGATGGATCAACCGAATCAACGATTTTATCATGTGATTTCATAACCCCACTAAATGCAATACAATCTGCTTTCGCTTGTGCTGCATTTGTTAAGTTAGATACGTTGGATTTCTTGTTAACACTATCATAGTAAAAAATTGATTTGTTTGTATCAAAATCAGAATAAGTATTATGATTAGCTACTTTTTCATCTCTAGTTGATACTACAGAAGCAGTATTGGCATCTAAGCAGTTATAAACGATATCGTTGTAAGATTTTACGACTGCGCCTGTCTGAGTTAACATAGCATTTTTACATGTTTCATAGAAGTTACCTTCTGATAAAATATAGGCATTTGCTCTAGCATCTACTGTCTTTGCTGTATTTCCTTTGAAATAAGAGTTGTAGATATGAATATTGGCCTGACGAGCAAGTGGACTTCTTGATCCACAGTTCTCATAGAAGTTATGATGGAATGTCATGTTAAATTGTAAATTACTATCGCTGGCACCAACTAAATTCGTTTTATGACAGCCATTGTAATAGTTGTAACTCATTGTGTAGTATTTACCACGTTTAAAGTCGCAAGATCCATCCCCTTCCGCTTTATCGCTTTCTGCCGGATTTGCACAATAACCAGGATAAAAAGAGTTATTATGTACCCATACACGTTCAATTGGAGTTGTAAGTGTTTTGGAATCTTTCATATATCCTTGGAAACCTACAGCATCCTCCGGATAGTTTTTAAAAGTCAAATTACGAACTTCATAGCTCTCACGGTTTTTATAGTTTTCCCCAACATAGAAAGAGAATCCCCATCCGTTGATCATGGCATCTGTTCCAATTCCTTCAAGTGTAACATCTTTTGACATTTTGATAATTGCCATATTTCCGTTATCACCAACAGTTCCACCATTTTTCGTACTGTTATATCCAGTAAGTCCTTCCGGTGCTTCAACTGTTCCAATAAAACGAATTGCTAATGAATGACCATCTGCTACAAGTTTTTCCATTAACTCTGTATTACCATTTAAGATATATCCGATACCAGTTGCATATTTTTCATATCCAGGAACTTGGATCGTATTTTTATTCTCATTTGTAACATACAGTACGATCGCATTGTCTTTTAATGTTCCATTATCATCATAAGCACCGATACCACGTGTGTAATTAAAGTGCGCATAACCAGAGCGGTCATTTGCTTTTACTTTAATTTCTGTTGCGTTTAGTGTTTCCCCTGTTGATGTAGTAATCTTTAGGTCATAAGAACCTGCTTGTAATCCAGGAATATCTACTCTTGCACGATTACTATCTGCTTGACGGATTAGCTCAAGATCCTTAACAGTAGTATAAGAACTATCATTAGAACGTTTATAGCTTACTGTTGCCTTCGTTGCATTCGTATCATTCCACTCCGCATATAAGGTTTCATTCCAACCTCCATATACATGGGATGTGTTTTCTTCTGTAGCACTTGCTTCTAATTTGGAGCTTGTAAAGCATCCTGTGATTAAAAGGACCGCACATAAAACGGCTGCTACCATCTTCTTTTGTGTCTTCATTTCATTTCTCCCTTCGATAAGTTATTAACTTACTGTTATATTCTACTTTTTCTGTTATATAATGTCAACCAACAAAAAGTATCAATAGATCCTTTTTTTACA carries:
- a CDS encoding ABC-type nitrate/sulfonate/bicarbonate transport system, ATPase component translates to MKTQKKMVAAVLCAVLLITGCFTSSKLEASATEENTSHVYGGWNETLYAEWNDTNATKATVSYKRSNDSSYTTVKDLELIRQADSNRARVDIPGLQAGSYDLKITTSTGETLNATEIKVKANDRSGYAHFNYTRGIGAYDDNGTLKDNAIVLYVTNENKNTIQVPGYEKYATGIGYILNGNTELMEKLVADGHSLAIRFIGTVEAPEGLTGYNSTKNGGTVGDNGNMAIIKMSKDVTLEGIGTDAMINGWGFSFYVGENYKNRESYEVRNLTFKNYPEDAVGFQGYMKDSKTLTTPIERVWVHNNSFYPGYCANPAESDKAEGDGSCDFKRGKYYTMSYNYYNGCHKTNLVGASDSNLQFNMTFHHNFYENCGSRSPLARQANIHIYNSYFKGNTAKTVDARANAYILSEGNFYETCKNAMLTQTGAVVKSYNDIVYNCLDANTASVVSTRDEKVANHNTYSDFDTNKSIFYYDSVNKKSNVSNLTNAAQAKADCIAFSGVMKSHDKIVDSVDPSSIIVNQPKAAVSTPYSVNFTDKTASDYLGAKVEKAGLTQLAANTAVTFDNVVFNPASKYSKTATSIKFRAQGITFTVDTESKITMTEPEDAGKFALVLYDQTGQQLATVENETKSVVVAKGTYMIQSANAEKDAYMNRLAIEATGKEETTPEPTVAPTATPTVAPTVAPTAAPTVAPTAAPTATPTVAPTATPTVEPTATPTVAPTATPTVAPTAAPTVKPTTVPSYPAGLENAVEMGTYQLNSKTLASESTKYANMVFNLRDVNSTSVKIRQANTIKFRVDQTCTLTVATTGRGIILTNGSDADERKGSGEFSFTLKAGVYTINGYSSSSNSVITSMTFATK
- a CDS encoding acetyltransferase, GNAT family translates to MEIRDYTEEDEQEWIRCRVVSFLDCSYFNDVKREKETYEKEAICLVAIDQDKVVGLIDVELDSADLACAGDKRGAIIWNLAVLPEYRREGVARKLWEEVKKRLFAKGIHYCELWTQEDEPANRFYQSVGFHLEESQCWLRCYSHGQKAMGLVDQEKTGKIYDVEDLVFETTIARKEEVKDFCYRMDEVRLYAGDFS